The following nucleotide sequence is from Neokomagataea tanensis.
GATGTTTCGTGCTTCATCGCAACTTGCGCGAGGGCACTTTGCTGCAATAGCGCCCCTCCTTGACCCAAGGGAGAATAGGCCATCGTTACCACCCCAGCCTCACGATCTCGTCTCAGCAGATCAAACTCTACCCCCCGATGCTCCAAACTGTACAAAATCTGATTTGCTGCACAATCGTCTGACACTGAGTGGACCTCATCCATCTCAGCGACATCGAAGTTGGACACACCCCACGCGCCAATCAGACCGTCCTCCTCCAACGTCTGGAATGCGCGGATCGTTTCTTCCAACGGTTCTCCTCCAACCCAATGGAGCAGGTAGAGATCTAATCTTTCCACGCCCAAATGACGCAGTGAGCGCGTACAAGCCCTGAGCGTCCCCTCATATGAGGCATTTGACGGTAGAACCTTGCTGACAAGAAACACTTCATCGCGGCAATCGCTGATCGCCTCCCCGACAAGTTTTTCGGAACGGCCTGCGCCGTACATCTCCGCCGTATCAATCACTTTCAGACCGGCTTCGATGCCGGCTCTCAAGCTTTCAATTTCTTTGAGGCGCTTCTGCGGGGTATCCCCCACATTCCAGGTCCCCATTCCCAATGCAGGAACGGTGACGCCATTGCGGAACGTAACGGTTTTCATGGAGCATCTCCCACAAGTGTCAGATTGCTCTTTGACGCTACGCTCGTTCGGACCGTGATTAAAGCATTAGCTTTAACCCGCTTTCGCCCAGCCTCTCTCGCCTTGCTTCCAATAAACTAGCTTATGACCTGCGCTTTTAAGAGCTTTCCAGCGCTGGCGCGCCCGTTTGACCTGCTGCTCGTCATGGCCATCAAAAACATCAAATACACGTGTAAAAGATTTTAAATCTTCAGGTCCTGCACCATCAATCCGAAACAGGAATCTCGCCCCATTGGGGACATCACTTTCTGCCGTGAGCCAAATTGGCTGCCATTCTGCATGGCCTGTTTTTTCGGTTCCATGTGGTAGCCAAATTGGTTCTTTAGCGGCCCATAAACTGGCATCCAGTGCTGAGACCTGTTCTGTGCTTGTGCAGCACACAACAGCCCGCTCCCCTACGTCCAGAGTCTTACCAAGCAAAGCCGGCAAAACATGCTCTAACGTAGCGCGTGTCAGGTGGTAAAAACCAATCTCAACAGCTGAAGACATTGTTAGCCTTGCGCTTCAATATCCCGCACATAGCGGTCCAATAGACGTACACCAAAACCAGTCGCCCCCTTAGGCGTCACAGCCTCGGCTTTGCTCTTATATGCCGTGCCAGCAATATCGAGATGCGCCCACGCTGTATTTCCAACGAAGCGCTGCAAGAAGCATGCCGCCAAGATAGCACTGCCCGGACGCCCACCGATATTTTTCATGTCGGCAATGTCTGTGTCGATTTGCTTGTCGTATGCTGGCCCCATTGGCATGCGCCACAGTTTCTCATCAACGCTTGTACCTGCATTCGAAAGTGCCGAAGCCAGCCCGTCGTTATTGCTGAACAAACCGGCATGCTCCGTACCCAAACTGACGACGATTGCACCGGTCAGGGTCGCAAGGTTGACCATCACGCGAGGTTCAAAACGCTCCTTTGTATAGGACAGCGCATCGGCAAGCACTAAACGCCCCTCTGCATCTGTGTTCAGAACTTCAATAGTTTGGCCACTATGGCTCATTACAACATCCCCCGGACGCTGCGCCGTGCCGGAGACCATGTTTTCAACGAGCCCGACAACACCAATGGCGTTCACTTTCGCTTTTCGCTGCGCCAAAGTTGAGAGTAAGCCCACGACAGCAGCAGCGCCGCCCATATCCGCTTTCATCTCGTCCATACCAGCTGCTGGCTTGATAGAAATGCCCCCACTATCGAAAGTGACGCCTTTACCGACAAAAGCGAGCGGCGCTTCATCTCCACCGCCATCATGACGCATGATCACAAGACGTGGTGGCGTCGCACTGCCTTGAGCCACGCCCAAGAGCGCACCAAAACCCAGCTCGGCCATTGCCTGCTCATCCAGCACTTCAATTTTAAGGCCCAACTCCTCCAGCTCAACGATACGGTCAGCGAACGTCACAGGGTTGAGCACATTTGCAGGCTCGTTCACCAAATCACGCGCGAGGTAGACACCTGTGCCGACAGCGCCCAAATCGGCCCAGCGCGCCTGCGCCTCATCACCTGCAACAACACTCAAGTGACTAAGAACTTTCTTTGGTACATTCTTCGTCCGATACGCCGTGAAGCTATAAGCCCCAAGGACGGCACCCAGCGCTGCTTCCGGAGCAAATTTTTCAAGTGCTGGCGCCATCATCAACACAGCGTCTTCCACACCGTTCAACGCGCGAACGGCTGATGCACCCGCCTGTTCAACACCAGTCGCCACGACTTTGGACGCGCCCTTTTCAGCAGCACCGACCAACACCAACTGCGTCAACGCCGCCGAAGGAGCAATTAACGTCAAAACCTGCCCGACTTCACCCTTGAACTCTTTTTGCACAACAGCACGCTGAACCGCACCACCGCACAATGCATCAAGGCTTTTCAGATCTTCCGGGGCTGCGGATGCGCAGATG
It contains:
- a CDS encoding aldo/keto reductase — its product is MKTVTFRNGVTVPALGMGTWNVGDTPQKRLKEIESLRAGIEAGLKVIDTAEMYGAGRSEKLVGEAISDCRDEVFLVSKVLPSNASYEGTLRACTRSLRHLGVERLDLYLLHWVGGEPLEETIRAFQTLEEDGLIGAWGVSNFDVAEMDEVHSVSDDCAANQILYSLEHRGVEFDLLRRDREAGVVTMAYSPLGQGGALLQQSALAQVAMKHETSLGPATPAQIALAFVLRGNNVLAIPKAGQVEHVRYNIAAQEINLSVEDIAVLDRAFPPPRRKLSLAMI
- a CDS encoding DNA polymerase III subunit chi, which gives rise to MSSAVEIGFYHLTRATLEHVLPALLGKTLDVGERAVVCCTSTEQVSALDASLWAAKEPIWLPHGTEKTGHAEWQPIWLTAESDVPNGARFLFRIDGAGPEDLKSFTRVFDVFDGHDEQQVKRARQRWKALKSAGHKLVYWKQGERGWAKAG
- a CDS encoding leucyl aminopeptidase, with amino-acid sequence MLDVSFVPSLALDDATPRAVAFICASAAPEDLKSLDALCGGAVQRAVVQKEFKGEVGQVLTLIAPSAALTQLVLVGAAEKGASKVVATGVEQAGASAVRALNGVEDAVLMMAPALEKFAPEAALGAVLGAYSFTAYRTKNVPKKVLSHLSVVAGDEAQARWADLGAVGTGVYLARDLVNEPANVLNPVTFADRIVELEELGLKIEVLDEQAMAELGFGALLGVAQGSATPPRLVIMRHDGGGDEAPLAFVGKGVTFDSGGISIKPAAGMDEMKADMGGAAAVVGLLSTLAQRKAKVNAIGVVGLVENMVSGTAQRPGDVVMSHSGQTIEVLNTDAEGRLVLADALSYTKERFEPRVMVNLATLTGAIVVSLGTEHAGLFSNNDGLASALSNAGTSVDEKLWRMPMGPAYDKQIDTDIADMKNIGGRPGSAILAACFLQRFVGNTAWAHLDIAGTAYKSKAEAVTPKGATGFGVRLLDRYVRDIEAQG